A part of Dermacentor variabilis isolate Ectoservices chromosome 10, ASM5094787v1, whole genome shotgun sequence genomic DNA contains:
- the LOC142560112 gene encoding uncharacterized protein LOC142560112, translating into MAATENDDKCRAHELWVRVTTGDEAEAGSCSQSTRDSWWRLIRQRYGDPSRHHHDLDHLNQMAELVAEYADHLSNPRAVALALFFQYLEYDPKSQDNEERCIDAFRRFAEEARIPTDSELYLSVTELIQLTKLHSTEEHKQEGMYGREDKHFFLDFDMCVLGSSPTEYKDYTEKVRLDYSFVPDAVYKSLRSKVLRSFLQIPNIFSTEPFRKKYEERAKSNIRDEIAQLDT; encoded by the exons ATGGCGGCCACCGAAAACGACGACAAGTGTCGCGCGCACGAGCTGTGGGTGAGAGTGACGACTGGCGACGAGGCAGAGGCAGGCAGCTGCAGCCAGAGCACGCGGGACTCCTGGTGGCGCCTGATTCGGCAGCGGTACGGAGACCCCTCGCGGCACCACCACGACCTCGACCACCTGAACCAGATGGCCGAGCTGGTGGCAGAGTACGCCGATCACCTGAGCAACCCAAGGGCCGTCGCACTGGCGCTCTTCTTCCAGTA CCTCGAGTACGACCCCAAGTCCCAGGATAACGAGGAGCGTTGCATCGACGCCTTCCGGCGGTTCGCCGAGGAGGCCCGAATACCCACG GACTCCGAGCTGTACCTGTCGGTGACGGAGTTGATCCAGCTGACAAAGCTTCACAGCACGGAGGAACACAAGCAAGAAGGCATGTACGGTCGAGAGGACAAGCACTTCTTCCTCGACTTTGACATGTGCGTACTGGGGAGCAGCCCCACCG AATACAAAGACTACACGGAAAAGGTGCGGCTGGACTACAGCTTTGTTCCCGACGCCGTCTACAAGAGCCTTCGGTCAAAG GTTCTGCGGTCCTTCCTGCAGATCCCCAACATCTTCTCGACGGAGCCCTTCCGAAAGAAATACGAGGAGCGTGCAAAGAGCAACATTAGGGATGAAATAGCCCAGCTGGACACGTGA